The window AGCTGCTTTTTTTTCACCGTGAAAAGAAGACAAGTATTTGAAATGTAAAACCATGGTTTCTTGTAAGGGTTGTCTATCTTTGAGTAGGTAGTCACTAATTAACCAAGGATTACCCCATAAGCCTCTGCCTAGCATTACAGCATCTACGTCATATTCTGATAAATGTGCGGTAATATTTTCAGGAGTCTTTAAGTCACCAGAACCAATTATCACACCTGAAAATACTTTTCTAATTTCATTTAGTTTGTGCCAATTAGAAAGTCCAGAATACATTTGAACAGCATAGCGTGGATGCAGACAAAGAACGTTTACCCCATTGTTTTCAGCTATTTTACATAAATCTAAATAGTTTTCTTCATTATTGTTCCAGCCAAGTCTAATCTTAATAGATAAGGGAATCTTTGTCGCAGAACGAACAGCACTTATGATTTTTTCTGTTAAGACAATATCTCTAGCAAGGGCTGCTCCTGCCTTTTGTTTAGCAACTTTTTTAACAGGACAACCTAAGTTTATGTCTATCATGTCGGCGCCTAAATCCTGAAAATGGTGTGCAGCAAAAGCCATAGCATTAGGGTCAGCTCCGAAGATTTGAATCGCTACAGGATGTTCATTTTTTTGAAAGGTAAAGTCCAGACTTTTTTTATCTCCTTTTACTATGCCCATGGCAGAAATCATTTCGGTATAGCAAAGTTCTGCACCAAATGTTCGACATAAGTTACGAAAGGGAGGATCTGTTATTCCTGCCATAGGGGCAATAACGATTTTTGTTTTCTTAATTAATTCTTCAATTATCAATTATGTTAAATATTTTCTAGAATATTCATAAGTTCTTTGTATTCATCGTTTGTGGAAAAGTTTATGACAAAAGAACCTTTTGAGTCTCTTTTTTTGCAGTAAATTTTATAAGTTGGGTTTTTTATGCTTACATTTTTAACAGATACTGATTTTTTTGGGTTTTTAGAAATAATTTTTGTTTCAATATCTCTAACAGTCATATTGTTACTAGTAATTTCTAGTAGCATTTTGTTTTGAGCATCATGAGTAGCAAGTTGCAAAAGTTTTCTAGCATGGCTTTCAGAGATAAGTTCTTCTTCAAGTGCCTTTTTGCATTCGAGAGAGAGATCTAGAAGCCTAATAGTGTTTGCTACCGCTGGTCTGCTTTTTCCTATCATTTCTGCTAAATTAGCTTGAGTAATGTGTTGTTCTTCCATTATTTTTTTATAGCAGGTTGCTTGTTCAATAGGGCTAATATCTTCTCTTTGTATGTTTTCAATTAAAGCCATTAGCATGCTTTCTTTGTCTGATATTTGTTCTTTGATAATTGCTGGAATAGAGTTGTGCCCAAGCTGTTTTGCGGCTCGTAAACGTCTTTCGCCAGAGATCAACTCAAAGCCATTATCTTTTTTTCTAACAACAATGGGTTGAATAAGTCCATTTTCCTTAATGGAATTAGCTAGCTCGAGAATGGACTCAGCCTTGAAAATTATTCTTGGTTGATAAGGATTTGTAGTAATTTTTTCTATTGCAATTGTTTGTAGCCCCGATTCTACAGAAGTAGTCGAGTTTTTTTCTGGGAGTAATGCCGACAAGCCTCTTCCTAATTTATTTTTAGACATTAATT of the Candidatus Margulisiibacteriota bacterium genome contains:
- a CDS encoding tRNA-dihydrouridine synthase family protein → MIIEELIKKTKIVIAPMAGITDPPFRNLCRTFGAELCYTEMISAMGIVKGDKKSLDFTFQKNEHPVAIQIFGADPNAMAFAAHHFQDLGADMIDINLGCPVKKVAKQKAGAALARDIVLTEKIISAVRSATKIPLSIKIRLGWNNNEENYLDLCKIAENNGVNVLCLHPRYAVQMYSGLSNWHKLNEIRKVFSGVIIGSGDLKTPENITAHLSEYDVDAVMLGRGLWGNPWLISDYLLKDRQPLQETMVLHFKYLSSFHGEKKAAILFRKFISKYVKGLPNAHELRMVGNTFSSSNDLPELIRLMQNQCYTPETSFGKV
- a CDS encoding ParB/RepB/Spo0J family partition protein gives rise to the protein MSKNKLGRGLSALLPEKNSTTSVESGLQTIAIEKITTNPYQPRIIFKAESILELANSIKENGLIQPIVVRKKDNGFELISGERRLRAAKQLGHNSIPAIIKEQISDKESMLMALIENIQREDISPIEQATCYKKIMEEQHITQANLAEMIGKSRPAVANTIRLLDLSLECKKALEEELISESHARKLLQLATHDAQNKMLLEITSNNMTVRDIETKIISKNPKKSVSVKNVSIKNPTYKIYCKKRDSKGSFVINFSTNDEYKELMNILENI